The Apium graveolens cultivar Ventura chromosome 3, ASM990537v1, whole genome shotgun sequence sequence ATGACTGAATACAGTCGTTTTGCACAAGTGCCATAAATCTAGAGGTTAATAACTAATATACTGGCATGAAGACGACATTACTGATAAAATTCGTTGATGAACTTGAAACAAGTTACGAACTTGGTAATCTGGATTCCACACATCACGCGTCTGAGGGGTTGGTTAGCCCAGTGCTTCATGCTAAAAATCTGATACGACACCATTCGGCAGACAGAATAGTACCTGCTGATTCATTCACCTTTACATAGTGTCTTCCTCATTCTGTAATGTAATCACCTGGATCCACATACAGACTCACAGTTAAATACTTGAATTTATTACAAGGTGCAACAAGTCACGCATGACTAGGTTTGTTTATTATTCTAAAATTTGATCAACCTACATGAGGTTTAAATATCAGAAAGTTGTACATATTCTCTAAAAGAAAGATGCGCCTATGAGGAGTACTAATATAAGAACACAACTGACAATAGGCAGTAAATAAACGACAAACCCTATTATATCTTTGTATCATATACATGGATTATCCAAATGAATTGAATCAATTAGTGATTAAATAAAATACATGGGGCAATCAATCATGTAATCACTATTAGTAACATGGTTGAATTAGCATAGGCGATTAAATTTAAGAGAATTCATTAATAAAGAGGCATGTCCAGCCAAATCAACCCATTATCAgccaaaaaaaataaaaatggtGCTCCATGTAAATGTTCAACAGAATTTAATGCTATGCAAGAGTAGGTTTAAGCCTCACtatctaaaataaatatttttatcgTGATAGAATCTTACATGAAGCGCTGCAAGATGTATGAGGCCCTAAAGACTAAAAAGCATGGCAGGTGAAGCAGCCACTTAAGGAACTGATCTGGCGAGTCCTACGGAAAAATAGAAGCTTATGGGATGTTGTGGCAACTTGATGAGCTTGGTTAACTACTTCAGATCTCCTCATTTCCCGGGCCTTTTTCTGTGCTGATTTGAGCTTTTTCATTATCTTATCCATGGATGATGATCTCTTCTTTTCTAGTTTCATCTGAATAACATAGTTTATGTTAGAATTCTACTGATGTACCTGAACTCGTCTTTCAGTTTTGTTTTCTCAGGATGGTGTACACAGTTTATTTAGCAGGTAATATATTACAACAAGATATATTTACCTCCAAAACTGGGAGACAGGAATATTAAGAAAACAGGAAAAATTGCAAAATATAAATATGAGTACCACCTCTAATTTCCGTATTGCTGCCTCAGCTTTTGCCTTCTGCAGGTTCTCCCAAGCAGTAATTCTGGCTTCCTCTCTCTTAATACTGAAACATTTACATTTGCAATTTTAGCATATTTCAGCAGACTTGGATAataaaaaatgcaaaaataatgcAAAATACAAATATGAGTAGAAGGTTCTTGAGGTTAAAACAAGACTTCCTTGTCTGCTGCCCAGATATTAAAAAGTATATCGGAAAAGACTACACAAATGCAAATATTTATGTACTTTATTTAGAGGAAAGACTGCCAAAGTGACTTTAAATGTGTTTCTcagatatttttttaaaaaaagataaTATATGTGGAATACCAACTACTGTACATACTTGGAAATGCTGTTTGCAGTCTCTGAAACTTCCCAACTGGTGGATCGGATCTCCAAAGCTTTCCTTTTCCAGTCATCACAATTTCCCGAGCCTTTTCCAGTAGTTCGAGTTTTATTTTTCTTGCACCACCGAGTCATGGTGACCCGTTCATCGACCTGCACGTCCCTGACTTCTTGTTTAGAATAATGGGAATTCTGCCACTCCGCGGTGTGTAACAGAGAGTTTGCTGATGAAGCAAAAGAGTTCCTTCCATTGGGAGATGAGTGTGGGCTTCTATCGGGGCTCATTTGAGTTGCCATATCTCTTCTTGAAACAGCCCGAGAAATATCCTTCCCATCGTCTTCAACAATGTCAAGCTTCCTATCTGTGTTGGATTTAGGCAACACGTGCCAATCAGAAATGGCTCTCAACTTGTTAATCACAAAGAGTACTAGCAAATTTAACTATCTGACTCAGAATACTATTAGACGCCTGAGCCAACGTTGCTTTTCTTCTTCGTACAATGAAGACAAAAGTTCTTATGCTTGAGTTTAATAAATCAAATAAGATGCCTACgccaaaattctttttcttttttgtaCAATGCTTGAAAAGATTTCTTATGCTTGAGTTTAATAAATCAAATAAGATCCAAAAGCTAGATTCATATATGGATTGATACACAGTGGATATAAACATCATGGAATGCTTGCTTTTAAAATGCATGATCTTGTTTATGAAGCATTACCATAAAAAAATTCAAATCGACAGAAATGTCATATAGAAAGCATTTATAAGTGTATAATCCTAATCATGGAAATTAAAGTCTTTCCAGGAGGGAGTCATAACGCAAAACTATTGCAGGTGGGAAAACAGTAACTTGTTAAGCATATCACATTAATCGTTATAGGATATGAGTCCTATACTAGCTATAAGCGAAACACAAAATCTCAGGTATAGACATATAGGTAtgactatttttaaaattttatattataaataaaaaacaacatataatcaatcaagcaaaaggtAATAACACATAGGCAATCATGTTTTACAAACATCTGTTTTTCTGGTTGTCAAAAAAACATCTGTTTTTCTATTATAATTTATAAAGTAATATAAATTGCAACTGTAATCAATTACAGTTTTCCATTTGTAGCAACATTTTCTATAAAATGAAATCAAGCTTATGCTTTTAGAATAACTACTAGAATGACACGAGGCAAGTGGGAACTGATTTGGGATAGTTCCATAATACAGAACACGTGTATGCAAGGCCAATTACAGCAACTACTTAACATTGTCAGTGCCAATCTAAAAACAGTCATGTAAATGGACCATTTATATCTGAAAAAACACTCACTGTTCAAACACTGAAACTGCTAGTCACATAAATTCTTTTTTCCCACAAATGTTGAATGATAATAACATTATACTAATACTAACTGCAGCCTATGCCGCAAATATTAGAAAACAGATGCTGTAAAAGAAATCACACACATTTAAAATCCATTTCTTTTCTATTTCGAATATTCATAAGCGTAAGAAATATATAACCAGTACCATGAGAGCTTGGAAAGGATGATTGGTATAGTGTCTCGGAGCAACCATGAATACTGGCCGATCGTTCTATGCAGGGTTCCATACGTTCATAAAAGTTTCCATTTCCTCCGTAACCTGCATCACGTCGAACTGAAAAACTATTTGCAGCAATCACACCAGCTGTGAATGGAGAAGCTGCCATAAAATTTTCAACTATCCCTCCATCAAACATGTGCACAGCTGGAGAGTACATTGAGTAGTATGCAGTTCCAGGAGGACCCAAAGGCCCACTCTTTGCTTTGGGCCGCCTCTGTGGCTGGGGAAACGAAGGCCGTGACGAACCATCGCCTGAAACTGGACTAAAAATCCACCTCTCTGCATCCTCCCATTTGGAAGGCAATGTCCTTCCATTATTGAAGGGTAGCAATGCATTATTAACGTTTCTCCTGCTACCACTTGTAGGCAAAGCTACACGTTCTGAACTCCATCCTTTCTGCATCCCGGAGCTTGTGTGACTATAGTTCGGTGTCCCAGGACTAAGAAATGTACTGGTTCGCCGTGTCAAAACAGAGCTTTTCTTTAAGACTCCAAATCGCGGGGAAGAGCTTGCAACATTTGTCAGCGTATTATTCAGATCTAGCGAAGCAGGTCTTCGCCTGTCTGGTTTCTTTAACAAAGCCTCAGACCTGGACCTCCGTACTTGACAATCTGATAACTCAATCAAACTTGTCAACACTTATGACTCTAAAATCAAAACTTGAAAACTATTAACTCATTATTCATTTCACCTTTTAGTGCTCTAGAAAAGGAGCTTCTTGCTGAATCTAGTGCTAGATGTTCATCGTCTGTTTCTAGTTCTACCTTACTGTCTTCCTTTAGAACTAAGCAATCAAAATTGAAAAGGCAACAAAGCAATGAGTAACAAGCTGAATATATATACTTCAATAGACACAAATTTAGATGTGACGTGCTTACCTTTAGCTTTTTCGACTTTCCTGCACACGAGACTATTCTTATGTACTGTGGATTTGTTTGGATCTAGATCTGGACCACTAGAAGAACTCTCACCACATTCATGTACAGCCAAATGCTAGTACAAATCAAACATATAAATGATCCTTAGTTGACAAATTTTGAATTCTAGCACTAGATATGCGCTCGAAAGTAAAAGCTATTAGATACAATCACACTAACTTCTCCCTGTCAATAATTGAACATAAAATCGAACAAGCACAATTTAAATTAACTAATAACTTTCTTTCCTAATCTGATGCAATGTAGATACAAATACGCAATTTATCAAAGATTTATACATACACATAACAGAAAAACGTCATAAATTAAACATACATGAAACATAATTAAAATGCGAAAAACGTGACGAGATCTAAACTCCTATATCATATACAATTCACAACAACTTAAGTGAGACATTCACTATTTAATCCAAGCTAAACAATCAACTAATTGAGCTGaaatggagagagagagagagagagagagagagagagagagagagagagagagagagagagagagagagagagagaacctGATAAGTATCAGAGAGGAGAGAGTCACGATCATGAAGATCAGAAGCAAAAGAGCAGCGTTCAACGCTACAAGAAGCAGAAGAGAAGAGACTGAAGTTATTAGACTCAGTAGTGAAGATGACTGAGTCAGGACTCACATCACGAGTTCCACTGAGTCCGGAACTCGGCAAATGGCTCTGATCTTGAAACCCTAGCTCCGGCATTGTTGTTATAATGTGTGTGTAATTTCTCAGCAACACATTTACACTGTGAGTTGAGATATAGAAACAGATTAAGTCACTGTTTATCAAGTATCAGCTGCTTAACAAAATGTTAACACTTAATTATACTGTGCAGTGCAGTTATAATTGAGGATTAGATCACGAGCAATTATTAAAAGTTTGGATTGTCATTGTTTGAGATATTGTTAAGCTGTCTTATCTATCACGCCAAAAATCTTTGACTAAACTGGTTGCTAAAATTTTTAGCTCTTTAGTGCGGGTAATTCAACGAAAGAATGCATGAGGTGAGTACTTGTATTTGTATATATATCATATTCAAAATATCGGTTATTTATCTTTTCACGAGAACATTCGATTATAATTTATTGTTCGACTCAATCATTAATGTAAATGTCGTATGACTTTTTATTAATGAATTAACATTTTTGTTCTTAAAAAATTTA is a genomic window containing:
- the LOC141711430 gene encoding uncharacterized protein LOC141711430, yielding MPELGFQDQSHLPSSGLSGTRDVSPDSVIFTTESNNFSLFSSASCSVERCSFASDLHDRDSLLSDTYQHLAVHECGESSSSGPDLDPNKSTVHKNSLVCRKVEKAKVLKEDSKVELETDDEHLALDSARSSFSRALKDCQVRRSRSEALLKKPDRRRPASLDLNNTLTNVASSSPRFGVLKKSSVLTRRTSTFLSPGTPNYSHTSSGMQKGWSSERVALPTSGSRRNVNNALLPFNNGRTLPSKWEDAERWIFSPVSGDGSSRPSFPQPQRRPKAKSGPLGPPGTAYYSMYSPAVHMFDGGIVENFMAASPFTAGVIAANSFSVRRDAGYGGNGNFYERMEPCIERSASIHGCSETLYQSSFPSSHDRKLDIVEDDGKDISRAVSRRDMATQMSPDRSPHSSPNGRNSFASSANSLLHTAEWQNSHYSKQEVRDVQVDERVTMTRWCKKNKTRTTGKGSGNCDDWKRKALEIRSTSWEVSETANSISNIKREEARITAWENLQKAKAEAAIRKLEMKLEKKRSSSMDKIMKKLKSAQKKAREMRRSEVVNQAHQVATTSHKLLFFRRTRQISSLSGCFTCHAF